Proteins encoded by one window of uncultured Draconibacterium sp.:
- a CDS encoding glycoside hydrolase family 28 protein produces the protein MKRLSITIIFLSLLLSCSQRATKEAHKSELVKHLESIFYNDDFATIPDKTFNVADFGAVADGITLATEAIQNTIDAATEAGGGKVIFPIGTYLSGALFVKSNVDLHIGEGVVIQAIQNNDYYPRKWTRIAGIEMEWPAALINVYNEKNVRITGKGVIDGNGKYWWDKFWGDPKYSGGMWGEYKDKGIRWAVDYDCERVRPVVIWKSEDVLLKDFTVKRAGFWTISLTYSTRVHVDGLVVRNNIGGHGPSSDGVDTDSSKDVLVENCDIDCNDDNLCIKAGKDADGLRVNRPAENIVYRNCITRAGHGLITLGSETSGGMRNIEVYGLKAIGTNIGIRFKSAKVRGGVIENIHFHDIKMENVANPFHFELNWYPEYSYCTIPDNIPEAEIKDRWRVLSQRVVPEEKGIPEFRNITLSDIKVEKAKRAFYANAYSERHIHNISWKNVSVEAEESGQLSYASDWTMKNVVLKTATGQPIELIECNNIQQPELIKTKSQSVQEATIHTLEEQFQTINRNADAVIIPVNPTETQALINGDSTLYSAKFSLYILKQEDASLYFYEPLGDGFYYSEVEVITSQNGNLIQVKGQKDHDYTILVNRATKPKSIYGANNWSYQENTRQAIIEVKGKDFSIQID, from the coding sequence ATGAAACGATTATCGATAACCATTATATTTTTGTCGCTGCTTTTATCCTGTTCGCAAAGGGCCACAAAAGAAGCACACAAAAGTGAGCTGGTAAAACATTTGGAAAGTATTTTTTATAATGACGACTTCGCTACGATTCCGGACAAAACTTTCAATGTAGCCGATTTTGGAGCGGTTGCCGATGGAATAACTCTGGCCACTGAAGCCATTCAAAATACCATTGACGCAGCAACAGAAGCCGGAGGTGGCAAAGTAATTTTCCCCATAGGAACGTATTTGTCAGGAGCCCTTTTTGTAAAATCGAACGTGGATCTGCACATTGGGGAGGGAGTGGTGATTCAGGCCATTCAAAATAACGATTATTACCCGCGAAAGTGGACACGAATTGCCGGAATAGAAATGGAATGGCCGGCGGCGCTGATCAATGTTTACAATGAGAAAAATGTGCGTATTACCGGAAAAGGAGTGATCGACGGAAACGGCAAATACTGGTGGGATAAATTCTGGGGCGATCCGAAATACAGTGGTGGCATGTGGGGCGAGTACAAAGACAAAGGTATTCGCTGGGCCGTTGATTACGATTGCGAGCGTGTGCGCCCTGTCGTTATCTGGAAATCGGAAGATGTGCTGCTGAAAGACTTTACCGTAAAACGTGCGGGATTCTGGACCATTTCGCTGACCTACAGTACCCGCGTACATGTTGACGGATTGGTGGTTCGCAACAACATTGGCGGCCACGGGCCAAGTTCTGATGGAGTGGATACCGACTCCTCAAAAGATGTACTGGTGGAGAATTGCGACATCGATTGCAACGACGATAATCTGTGCATAAAGGCGGGGAAAGACGCTGACGGATTGCGTGTAAACCGTCCGGCCGAAAATATCGTTTACCGGAATTGTATCACTCGCGCCGGTCATGGTTTAATTACACTGGGAAGTGAAACCTCGGGCGGCATGCGTAACATCGAAGTTTATGGGTTAAAAGCCATTGGTACCAATATCGGGATACGTTTTAAATCGGCCAAAGTACGTGGCGGAGTTATCGAGAACATTCATTTTCACGACATAAAAATGGAGAACGTAGCTAATCCTTTTCATTTTGAACTGAACTGGTACCCAGAATACAGCTACTGCACTATTCCCGACAATATTCCTGAAGCGGAAATAAAGGATCGTTGGCGGGTACTGAGTCAGCGTGTCGTTCCCGAAGAAAAGGGAATTCCTGAATTCAGAAACATAACACTCAGCGATATAAAAGTGGAAAAGGCTAAACGTGCATTTTATGCCAATGCTTATTCCGAACGTCACATTCACAACATCAGCTGGAAAAATGTTTCGGTAGAAGCTGAAGAAAGCGGCCAGCTGAGTTATGCCAGCGATTGGACCATGAAAAACGTTGTGCTAAAAACGGCTACCGGCCAACCCATCGAGCTTATTGAGTGTAATAATATTCAGCAACCCGAATTAATAAAAACCAAATCACAATCGGTTCAGGAAGCAACAATCCACACGCTTGAAGAACAGTTTCAAACCATCAACCGCAATGCCGATGCTGTTATTATCCCGGTCAATCCAACAGAAACGCAAGCGCTGATTAATGGAGATAGCACCTTGTATTCAGCGAAATTCAGCCTGTATATTCTGAAACAGGAAGATGCCTCGCTGTATTTTTACGAACCGCTTGGCGATGGATTTTACTACTCGGAAGTAGAGGTAATCACCAGTCAAAACGGCAACCTGATTCAGGTGAAAGGTCAGAAAGACCATGATTATACTATTCTTGTTAACCGGGCAACCAAACCCAAAAGTATTTATGGCGCCAATAACTGGTCGTACCAGGAAAATACGCGCCAAGCCATTATTGAGGTTAAGGGGAAGGACTTCTCCATCCAAATAGATTAA
- a CDS encoding glycosyl hydrolase has protein sequence MRQAINIHRLILFICTILVFSSCEKTTVPQWPEQNNETKPWTRWWWHGSAVDKTNLTANLEVLAKAGFGGVEITPIYDVKGDEDKSISFQSAQWMDMFEHTLKEANRLGLGVDLANASGWPFGGPWIDAEHACKNLQYKKYHLKTGEKLTEKVEFIQPSLVRAVNKKVDISEVKFPISSNTNLQELALDQVRFEKPLPLQTLMAFNEQGKSIDLTSFVNANGILDWAAPEGNWDLYAVFQGWHGKMVERAGTGGEGNVIDHFSEEATKLFLADFDKNAKDIYLSGLRAFFNDSYEVDDAYGDANWTPLFFEEFEKRRGYNLKTKLPALFGGLDEETNQRVLCDYRETISDLLLEKFTVVWADWAESHNAIIRNQAHGSPAAILDLYEASHIPETEGTDPMRIKMATSAGHTSGKPLIACEAATWLNEHFLSTLADVKQNADNYLRNGVNHIVYHGTPYSPLEEKWPGWMFYAAVQFAPTNTWWNDLKTVNNYIANCQSFIQNSTPDNDILLYFPIYDVWTERDRNILPHFGGHSEELTAKISNELLAQGQSFDYISDRQIKKLNFSKGEIQSAGAVYKTILIPDCTSMPLETLKHLFTLAQDGATIIFENKIPVKVPGLNNFENQQAEINRLLKKLQFKTEENYLSATSGNGKILVGENVQSLLNATGVYGEELAPQGLWYNRVERKEGACYFIANWTEKPLDQWINVQKSGKEAVLFNPMTKTFGKALTQKNDERQTQVYLQLKPGETLILQWYSNKVTAEPNPLWQQSNTKTELNGEWEITFEKGGPTLPASYKTTGLTSWSAQSEELQKFSGTASYKTNFEIPENSENNYLLDLGEVHESAEVWLNENYLGTLIGPVFQIVLPKELLQAENSLELKVTNLMANRIIDMDKNNMNYKKFYNINFAAHERENVGADGTFTAANWEPLPSGLLGPVRIIQLTEKDQNN, from the coding sequence ATGAGACAAGCCATAAACATACACCGATTGATCCTGTTTATTTGTACTATTCTGGTGTTCTCATCGTGCGAAAAAACGACAGTCCCGCAGTGGCCGGAACAAAATAACGAAACCAAACCCTGGACACGCTGGTGGTGGCACGGAAGTGCAGTTGACAAAACCAACTTAACCGCCAATCTCGAAGTATTGGCCAAAGCAGGTTTTGGAGGTGTAGAAATTACACCCATTTACGATGTAAAAGGCGACGAAGACAAATCCATTTCTTTTCAATCGGCGCAATGGATGGATATGTTTGAACATACATTAAAAGAAGCGAATCGTCTTGGTTTGGGAGTTGATCTGGCCAATGCTTCGGGCTGGCCGTTTGGCGGTCCGTGGATTGATGCAGAACACGCCTGCAAAAACCTTCAGTATAAAAAGTACCACCTAAAAACAGGCGAAAAACTAACAGAAAAAGTTGAGTTTATTCAGCCTTCATTAGTACGTGCCGTAAATAAAAAAGTGGATATCTCGGAAGTAAAATTCCCCATCAGCAGCAATACAAATTTACAGGAATTAGCACTCGACCAGGTAAGATTCGAAAAGCCGCTTCCACTGCAAACGTTGATGGCTTTTAACGAACAAGGGAAATCTATTGATTTAACTAGTTTCGTTAACGCAAACGGGATTCTCGATTGGGCAGCTCCCGAAGGAAACTGGGATTTATACGCAGTTTTTCAGGGCTGGCACGGCAAAATGGTAGAGCGTGCGGGAACCGGTGGCGAAGGAAATGTGATCGACCATTTTTCGGAAGAGGCCACAAAACTGTTTTTAGCCGATTTTGATAAAAATGCCAAAGACATCTATTTGTCAGGGCTTCGGGCATTTTTTAACGACTCATACGAAGTTGATGACGCATACGGCGATGCCAACTGGACTCCCCTCTTTTTTGAAGAGTTTGAAAAACGCAGAGGCTACAATCTGAAGACAAAACTTCCTGCGCTTTTTGGCGGTCTGGATGAAGAGACCAACCAGCGTGTTTTGTGCGATTACCGCGAAACCATTTCCGATTTACTGTTGGAAAAATTCACCGTTGTATGGGCAGATTGGGCCGAATCGCACAATGCAATCATCCGCAACCAGGCACATGGTTCACCAGCGGCAATTTTGGATCTGTACGAAGCCAGTCACATTCCTGAAACTGAAGGAACTGACCCGATGCGCATAAAAATGGCAACATCTGCCGGACATACTTCGGGGAAACCGCTAATTGCCTGCGAAGCTGCTACCTGGCTCAACGAACACTTTTTAAGCACCCTGGCCGATGTAAAACAAAATGCCGACAATTATCTTAGAAACGGGGTTAACCACATCGTTTATCACGGTACGCCTTACTCACCCCTGGAAGAAAAATGGCCCGGATGGATGTTTTACGCAGCTGTTCAATTTGCGCCAACCAACACCTGGTGGAACGATTTAAAAACGGTGAATAATTACATCGCCAACTGCCAGTCGTTTATTCAAAATTCAACACCCGATAACGACATCCTGTTGTATTTTCCCATTTACGATGTATGGACGGAAAGAGACCGGAATATCCTTCCGCATTTTGGCGGCCACAGCGAAGAACTGACTGCTAAAATCAGCAATGAGCTCCTTGCCCAGGGACAATCGTTTGATTATATTTCCGACAGGCAGATCAAGAAATTGAACTTCTCGAAAGGCGAAATTCAGTCTGCGGGAGCCGTATACAAAACCATTCTTATTCCTGATTGTACGTCAATGCCTTTGGAGACATTAAAACACCTTTTTACGTTGGCACAAGACGGAGCAACTATAATCTTTGAGAATAAAATTCCCGTAAAAGTTCCGGGATTAAACAATTTTGAAAATCAACAAGCTGAGATAAATAGACTACTTAAAAAACTACAATTTAAGACTGAAGAAAATTACCTGTCAGCAACATCTGGCAATGGAAAAATTCTGGTTGGTGAGAACGTACAAAGCCTATTAAATGCTACTGGAGTTTACGGTGAAGAATTAGCTCCGCAAGGACTTTGGTATAACCGGGTTGAACGTAAAGAAGGAGCTTGCTACTTTATCGCAAATTGGACAGAGAAACCACTTGATCAATGGATCAACGTTCAGAAATCAGGCAAAGAAGCAGTTTTGTTTAATCCAATGACTAAAACTTTTGGGAAAGCACTTACTCAAAAAAATGACGAAAGACAAACACAGGTTTACCTCCAATTAAAACCCGGTGAAACATTAATTCTGCAATGGTATTCTAACAAAGTAACAGCTGAACCTAATCCACTTTGGCAACAATCAAACACAAAAACAGAACTAAATGGGGAATGGGAAATCACCTTTGAAAAAGGAGGGCCAACTTTGCCTGCGTCTTATAAGACCACAGGATTAACATCGTGGTCAGCACAATCAGAAGAGCTGCAAAAGTTCTCGGGTACAGCCAGTTATAAAACCAATTTTGAAATACCTGAAAACAGCGAAAATAATTATCTACTTGATTTGGGAGAAGTACACGAATCAGCCGAAGTGTGGCTAAATGAAAATTATTTAGGGACTCTGATCGGTCCGGTTTTTCAAATTGTACTGCCCAAAGAATTGCTACAAGCTGAAAATTCGCTAGAGTTAAAAGTTACCAACCTGATGGCCAACCGCATTATCGATATGGACAAGAATAACATGAACTACAAGAAATTCTACAATATCAACTTTGCGGCTCACGAAAGAGAAAACGTTGGTGCAGACGGCACTTTTACGGCAGCAAACTGGGAGCCACTTCCTTCGGGACTGTTGGGACCGGTGCGAATTATTCAACTAACAGAAAAGGATCAAAACAATTAA